One Coffea arabica cultivar ET-39 unplaced genomic scaffold, Coffea Arabica ET-39 HiFi ptg000014l, whole genome shotgun sequence DNA segment encodes these proteins:
- the LOC113708907 gene encoding probable methyltransferase At1g29790, whose amino-acid sequence MIRFTMGLNMLLLLAMVATNILSLYHLSSNLQSKPPAPAAVPDHLLHQLRTIRATINHLTRLQSTTTETTSSAKKSRPTIPSDLLIYTHISPIASSCKDYPELLYQYMNYTPFSLCPSDALLAESLILRGCHPLPRRRCFSRTTSTNPSSLPTSPFGTIPENTVIWSQYSNCKSFTCLARFNSEMGFDMKVEKSRFLEYKSDLDLPISQLLQVSKSAKSVIRLALDIGGGTGTFAAQMRLQNVTVITTTMNLGAPYNEAVALRGLVPLHVPLQQRLPVFDGVVDLVRCGHAVNRWIPVTAMEFLFFDVDRVLRGGGYFWLDHFFSKKVDLEKVFMPLIGKLVYKKVKWAVANKTDSSGLKNGEVYLTALLQKPVSR is encoded by the coding sequence ATGATCAGATTCACAATGGGCCTAAACATGCTGCTCCTGCTAGCCATGGTTGCTACCAATATTCTTTCACTTTACCACCTCTCATCCAACCTCCAATCTAAACCCCCTGCTCCAGCCGCAGTCCCTGACCACCTCCTCCATCAGCTTCGCACGATACGCGCCACCATTAACCACCTCACGCGCCTCCAGTCTACCACCACTGAAACAACTTCTAGTGCTAAAAAATCCCGCCCCACTATCCCATCTGACCTCCTGATTTACACTCACATCTCCCCTATTGCCTCTTCTTGCAAGGACTATCCTGAGCTTCTTTATCAGTACATGAATTACACCCCTTTTAGTCTCTGTCCAAGTGATGCGCTTTTAGCTGAGTCTCTTATCCTCCGCGGCTGCCACCCTCTCCCACGGCGGCGCTGCTTTTCAAGAACCACGAGCACCAACCCCAGTTCACTTCCTACAAGCCCTTTTGGCACCATCCCAGAAAACACAGTGATTTGGTCCCAGTATAGTAATTGCAAAAGCTTCACCTGCCTTGCAAGGTTCAACTCTGAAATGGGATTTGACATGAAAGTGGAAAAATCAAGATTTTTGGAGTATAAATCAGATCTGGATCTCCCAATTTCGCAGCTTTTGCAGGTTTCAAAGTCAGCAAAAAGTGTTATTAGGCTTGCACTTGATATTGGAGGTGGTACAGGGACATTTGCTGCTCAAATGAGGCTGCAAAATGTGACAGTTATAACCACCACTATGAATCTTGGGGCACCCTATAATGAGGCAGTTGCACTGAGGGGCTTGGTTCCATTGCATGTTCCACTTCAGCAGAGGCTGCCAGTGTTTGATGGAGTGGTGGATCTGGTGAGGTGTGGGCATGCTGTGAATAGGTGGATACCTGTGACTGCAATGGAATTCTTGTTTTTTGATGTTGATAGAGTGTTGAGGGGTGGAGGATACTTTTGGTTGGACCATTTCTTCAGTAAAAAAGTGGATCTTGAGAAGGTTTTTATGCCCTTGATTGGGAAGTTAGTGTACAAGAAGGTGAAATGGGCTGTCGCCAACAAGACTGATTCAAGTGGATTGAAGAATGGGGAGGTTTACTTGACTGCTCTGTTGCAGAAACCAGTCTCAAGATGA